The Mugil cephalus isolate CIBA_MC_2020 chromosome 11, CIBA_Mcephalus_1.1, whole genome shotgun sequence genome includes a window with the following:
- the kcnv1 gene encoding potassium voltage-gated channel subfamily V member 1, translating into MDLCSSSPLSLDSSVFFSETSSSCVFVINVGGSRFVLSQDVLASYPDTRLGKLASCGPDSALELCDDADLLENEFFFDRSSQTFQYVMQFYRTGLLHVREELCEISFLQEIQYWGIEELHIAPCCRERYHRRKEQKKTLDVGQDLEDEDDVDEDFMGAVCPGLRRHLWDLLEKPGSSRAARTFGSLSAFFVVVSLVNMVLISLDLGEDMDSVDIPLPLDVLEYVCVMWFTGELVLRFLCVRDKCRFSRSVANVIDLLAVLPVYITLAMDSLHGASTDLEDMGRVGQVLRLLRTLRMLKLGRHSTGLQSLALTMAQCYEEVGLLLLFLAVGVSIFAAAIFAVERDRPSSTFSSVPAAWWWATTSMTTVGYGDVRPDTAPGKVLAFLCILSGVLILALPIAVINDRFSACYCTLRAKMAAARHAEAFRRLARGSLGGGGVNLRDVHARGVLETVRWQGRGRVSTQSSGGGGLWW; encoded by the exons ATGGATCTCTGCAGCTCGTCTCCGTTGTCTCTGGACTCGAGCGTTTTCTTCAGCGAGACATCGTCGTCCTGCGTCTTCGTCATCAACGTTGGAGGAAGTCGCTTTGTGCTGTCGCAGGATGTGCTGGCCTCCTACCCTGACACCCGGCTGGGGAAACTGGCGTCCTGTGGCCCAGATTCGGCCCTGGAGCTCTGCGATGATGCTGACCTCCTGGAGAACGAGTTCTTCTTCGACAGAAGCTCACAGACCTTCCA GTACGTGATGCAGTTCTACCGGACCGGTCTCCTCCACGTCAGGGAGGAGCTGTGTGAGATCTCCTTCCTGCAGGAGATCCAGTACTGGGGCATTGAGGAGCTCCACATTGCCCCCTGCTGCCGAGAACGCTACCACCGCCGcaaggagcagaagaagacgTTGGACGTGGGACAGGActtggaggacgaggacgatgTTGACGAGGACTTCATGGGCGCCGTCTGTCCAGGTCTCCGCCGCCACCTCTGGGACCTCCTGGAGAAACCCGGGTCGTCTCGGGCCGCCCGGACCTTCGGCTCGCTGTCGGCCTTCTTCGTGGTGGTATCGCTGGTCAACATGGTGCTGATCTCGCTGGACCTCGGGGAAGACATGGACAGCGTGGACATCCCCCTCCCACTGGATGTCTTGGAGTACGTCTGTGTAATGTGGTTCACCGGAGAACTGGTCCTGAGGTTCCTCTGCGTCAGAGACAAATGTCGCTTCAGCCGGAGCGTCGCCAACGTCATCGACCTCCTCGCCGTCCTGCCTGTCTACATCACGCTGGCCATGGACAGTCTCCACGGGGCATCCACGGACCTGGAGGACATGGGTCGTGTGGGACAGGTCCTCCGTCTCCTCAGGACACTCAGGATGCTGAAACTGGGACGGCACTCAACGG GTCTCCAGTCTCTGGCTCTGACCATGGCTCAGTGCTACGAGGAGgttggcctcctcctcctctttcttgcCGTGGGCGTGTCCATCTTTGCGGCGGCCATCTTTGCTGTGGAGCGTGACCGTCCCTCGTCCACATTCAGCAGCGTCCCGGCCGCCTGGTGGTGGGCCACCACGTCCATGACCACGGTGGGCTACGGGGACGTGCGTCCGGACACGGCTCCGGGGAAGGTCCTGGCGTTCCTGTGCATCCTGTCGGGGGTCCTGATCTTGGCCCTGCCCATTGCCGTCATCAACGACCGCTTCTCGGCCTGCTACTGCACCCTCagagccaagatggccgccgcaCGCCACGCCGAGGCCTTCAGGAGGCTGGCCCGGGGCTCACTGGGAGGGGGCGGAGTCAACCTGAGGGATGTCCACGCCCGCGGCGTCCTGGAGACGGTGAGGTGGCAGGGCCGAGGGAGGGTCAGCACACAGagcagcggggggggggggctctggtGGTag